A single window of Bufo bufo chromosome 10, aBufBuf1.1, whole genome shotgun sequence DNA harbors:
- the LOC120981023 gene encoding lamina-associated polypeptide 2, isoforms alpha/zeta-like, whose amino-acid sequence MSTPLTPGSGTEPASNPGTGEKDSASAAKKTRKCGICCKRLSNTGSKPLCKECTASVIKSESSSLIEDIRKVVKEEVQLALTTREPTPPKVPPTQDARSVKSLILDSDSEGLAVSDSESVQKHPASSDEEGEYKRFLFNPEDIDELIRAIRATIQMEMPKTPRSTQQEIFGGLGERKKAVFPVPDSVQKLIRSEWEKPDKGSFIPRGIKRRYPFSQEDCTDWETIPKVDAPVAKVAKHTALPFEDSAQLKDPLDRKAESLLRKTWETTAALLKPGVASTCVARTLNLWLDQLEIHLVNKTPRDQILESLPLLKMATSFLADAAAESVKLSARTAVLSNTARRALWLKAWSGDITSKNKLIALPFHGQYVFGEDLDKILDNATNKKRGFPEERYKQKRQPFRDRFFQPENKKDKGKTGRWSYAKGGRGRSFLFNPNRAEASSSNNKQ is encoded by the exons ATGAGCACCCCCCTCACGCCGGGCTCTGGAAccgagcctgcatcaaaccctgggACA ggagaaaaggattcGGCTTCTGCAGCCAAAAAAACTAGAAAATGTGGTATTTGCTGCAAAAGATTGTCTAACACTGGATCCAAGCCCCTGTGTAAAGAATGTACTGCCAGTGTCATCAAGTCTGAGTCTTCTAGTCTAATTGAAGACATTAGAAAAGTGGTAAAAGAAGAGGTTCAGCTAGCCTTAACTACCAGAGAACCTACTCCTCCCAAAGTTCCCCCCACTCAGGACGCCCGTAGTGTTAAATCACTTATCCTGGATTCCGACTCTGAGGGGCTGGCGGTCTCAGACTCCGAATCTGTCCAAAAACACCCGGCATCTTCAGATGAAGAGGGCGAATATAAGCGCTTCCTGTTCAATCctgaagatattgatgaacttatcAGGGCCATCAGGGCCACCATTCAGATGGAGATGCCTAAAACCCCTAGGTCTACCCAGCAagaaatttttgggggtctaGGTGAAAGGAAGAAGGCCGTTTTTCCAGTCCCTGATAGTGTCCAAAAATTAATTAGGTCTGAATGGGAAAAACcggataaaggatcctttatcccAAGAGGAATTAAGAGGCGCTACCCCTTTAGCCAAGAGGACTGTACGGATTGGGAGACCATTCCCAAAGTAGACGCGCCAGTGGCCAAGGTAGCAAAACATACGGCCCTACCGTTTGAAGACTCAGCACAATTGAAAGATCCTCTAGACAGGAAAGCGGAGAGTCTCTTGCGAAAGACCTGGGAGACTACGGCGGCCCTTCTCAAACCGGGCGTTGCCTCCACATGTGTGGCCAGAACACTGAACCTTTGGCTAGACCAGCTAGAGATACATCTGGTCAATAAGACACCACGGGATCAAATTCTAGAGAGCTTGCCTCTATTAAAGATGGCAACCTCCTTTCTAGCAGACGCAGCTGCTGAATCAGTTAAACTGTCCGCCCGTACAGCTGTTCTCTCAAATACAGCGAGAAGGGCACTATGGCTTAAAGCGTGGTCAGGAGATATcacatctaaaaataaattaatcgcaCTCCCCTTCCACGGTCAGTACGTTTTCGGAGAAGATCTAGATAAAATCCTAGACAACgcgacaaataaaaaaagagggtttccagaggaaagatataaacaaaaaaggcagCCCTTTCGTGACCGATTTTTTCAAcccgaaaataaaaaagataaagggaagactgggaggtggagctatgcgaagggaggcagggggagaagcttcctcttcaacccaaatcgggccgaagcctcctcatccaacaacaaacaatga